In Mytilus edulis chromosome 13, xbMytEdul2.2, whole genome shotgun sequence, a single window of DNA contains:
- the LOC139500882 gene encoding uncharacterized protein: protein MADTVNPLRYPGDTASTDELVAYYFTSSYTAKEIAGFLLFVHNKFVSVKTVYRMMKRLRLRRYGAESPLINIVQKIIQLHKQGYSNIGYRAMWKILNSCCGINATQETVRIALKAIHYDGVVAKSRRRLVRRRYCNLGPNFCIHIDGYDKLKPFRISVHGAIDGFSRKIIWLTASHTNKNPRNVALNFVEFLRQSKRVPRLVRSDAGTENVIIRSIQIALRAVHNDNMSGYRSFSEGRSTGNQRIEMLWSFLCPYFTTFWRNMFKDMIDNGELNNTNPVHLECVRFCFLPVIQQHLDIFKNMWNSHRIRSQRQIDRNYGVPDVMYNQPLLYDAVDYSYDIPCDESIFDDITRLYTKPMLPRGCSEEFCQFIQQITNVNLDDFNVVDTPQEAKTLFCMLTSVLP, encoded by the coding sequence ATGGCTGACACTGTAAATCCTTTGCGTTACCCAGGTGACACTGCTTCAACGGATGAGTTAGTTGCTTATTATTTTACTTCTTCATATACGGCTAAAGAAATAGCTGGATTTTTACTTTTCGTTCATAATAAATTTGTTAGTGTTAAGACAGTCTACAGAATGATGAAAAGACTTCGACTGAGAAGATATGGTGCAGAGAGTCCATTGATTAATATCGTTCAAAAGATAATTCAACTGCACAAACAAGGATACTCTAATATTGGATATAGAGCAATGTGGAAAATACTTAATTCTTGCTGTGGCATCAATGCTACTCAGGAAACGGTGAGAATTGCACTGAAAGCTATACATTATGATGGTGTAGTTGCAAAATCTCGACGTCGACTTGTGCGAAGAAGATATTGTAATCTAGGACCAAATTTTTGTATTCACATAGATGGATATGATAAACTCAAACCCTTTAGAATATCAGTGCATGGAGCAATCGATGGCTTTTCTCGAAAAATCATTTGGCTAACTGCAAGTCATACGAATAAAAACCCACGTAATGTTGCGCTTAATTTTGTAGAATTCCTTAGACAATCCAAGCGTGTTCCACGATTGGTTCGGTCAGATGCTGGTACGGAGAACGTTATTATAAGGTCGATACAAATAGCGTTACGTGCAGTTCACAATGATAACATGTCAGGGTACAGAAGTTTTTCTGAGGGGCGATCAACTGGGAATCAAAGGATTGAGATGCTGTGGAGTTTTCTGTGTCCTTACTTCACCACATTCTGGAGAAATATGTTTAAAGACATGATAGATAACGGAGAGCTCAATAACACAAATCCAGTTCATCTAGAGTGTGTACGTTTTTGTTTCCTGCCAGTTATACAACAACatttagatattttcaaaaatatgtggAATAGTCATAGAATTCGGTCACAACGTCAAATTGATCGAAACTATGGCGTCCCGGATGTTATGTACAACCAGCCACTACTTTATGACGCTGTCGACTATTCCTATGACATACCATGTGACGAAAGTATCTTTGATGACATTACTAGGCTCTACACCAAACCAATGCTGCCCAGAGGCTGTTCAGAAGAGTTCTGTCAATTCATCCAGCAAATTACAAATGTGAATCTGGATGATTTCAACGTCGTGGACACACCACAGGAAGCAAAAACACTATTTTGTATGCTTACTTCTGTTCTCCCTTGA